In one window of Zingiber officinale cultivar Zhangliang chromosome 11A, Zo_v1.1, whole genome shotgun sequence DNA:
- the LOC122032067 gene encoding AP-1 complex subunit mu-2-like produces the protein MAGAVSALFLLDIKGRVLIWRDYRGDVSAVQAERFFTKLIEKEGDPESHSPVVFDGGISYTFIQHNNVFLMTAARQNCNAASILLFLHRVVDVFKHYFEELEEESLRDNFVVVYELLDEMMDFGYPQYTEAKILSEFIKTDAYRMEVVQRPPMAVTNAVSWRSEGIRYKKNEVFLDVVESVNILVNSNGQIIRSDVVGALKMRTYLSGMPECKLGLNDRVLLEAQGRTTKGKAIDLDDIKFHQCVRLARFENDRTISFIPPDGSFDLMTYRLSTQVKPPIWVEAQVEKHSRSRIEITIKARSQFKERSTATNVEIELPVPSDATNPNIRTSMGSASYAPENDALVWKVKSFSGGKEYMCRAEFSLPSIAAEEATPEKKAPIRVKFEIPYFTVSGIQVRYLKIIEKSGYQALPWVRYITMAGEYELRLI, from the exons ATGGCGGGCGCCGTCTCCGCGCTGTTCCTCCTCGACATCAAGGGCCGCGTCCTCATCTGGAGGGACTACCGCGGGGACGTTTCCGCAGTACAGGCCGAGCGCTTCTTCACAAAGCTCATCGAAAAGGAG GGAGACCCGGAGTCACACTCGCCTGTGGTGTTCGATGGTGGGATCAGTTATACGTTCATCCAGCACAATAATGTCTTTCTAATGACAGCTGCGAGGCAGAATTGCAATGCTGCTAGCATCCTCCTCTTCCTGCATCGCGTCGTTGAT GTATTTAAACATTATTTCGAGGAATTGGAGGAAGAATCCTTGAGGGATAATTTTGTAGTTGTG TACGAGTTGCTTGATGAGATGATGGACTTTGGTTACCCTCAGTACACTGAAGCTAAGATTCTGAGTGAATTCATCAAGACAGATGCGTATAGGATGGAAGTCGTACAGAGGCCTCCAATGGCTGTCACAAATGCAGTGTCATGGCGCAGTGAAGGCATTCGATACAAGAAAAATGAA GTATTCTTGGATGTTGTTGAAAGCGTGAATATTCTCGTTAACAGCAATGGACAGATTATCCGTTCTGATGTTGTCGGAGCATTGAAGATGAGAACATACTTGAG TGGAATGCCTGAATGTAAACTTGGGCTGAATGATCGGGTACTTTTGGAAGCTCAAGGGCGGACAACTAAGGGAAAAGCTATAGACTTAGATGATATAAAGTTTCACCA GTGTGTACGATTGGCACGTTTCGAGAATGATAGGACAATATCCTTCATACCGCCTGATGGGTCATTTGACCTGATGACATACAGACTCAGCACTCAG GTAAAGCCTCCAATCTGGGTGGAGGCTCAAGTTGAGAAGCACTCAAGAAGTCGCATAGAGATCACAATTAAGGCAAGAAGTCAGTTCAAGGAAAGGAG CACGGCTACAAATGTGGAAATTGAGCTGCCTGTACCTTCGGATGCCACCAATCCCAACATTCGGACATCCATGGGTTCTGCGTCATATGCTCCTGAAAATGACGCATTGGTCTGGAAAGTAAAATCTTTTTCTGGCGGCAAG GAATACATGTGTAGGGCAGAATTTAGTCTTCCCAGTATAGCTGCAGAAGAGGCAACTCCAGAGAAAAAGGCTCCTATACGTGTGAAGTTCGAGATCCCGTATTTCACTGTCTCTGGCATACAG GTTCGGTATCTTAAAATCATCGAGAAGAGCGGATACCAAGCTCTCCCCTGGGTGAGATACATTACAATGGCAGGGGAATATGAACTGAGACTCATCTAA
- the LOC122032254 gene encoding short-chain dehydrogenase TIC 32 B, chloroplastic-like translates to MRETLRYLLGLAGPSGFGSSVTAEQVSQDIYSSNPRNLTAIITGATSGIGAETARVLAKRGLKLVIPARDLKRAAEVKAWIQEETPDAEIFLMEMDLSSFASIQRFCSAFLSLRLPLNILINNAGKYCKKLQFTKDKFEMTFATNYLGHYLLTENLLERMIETSERTGTEGRIINVSSVIHTWVKRKRFKFSDMLNPEEYNGTVAYAQSKLANILHAKEIARRLRERNAKLTINALHPGIVKTGIIRDHKGLITDSMFFLAARLLKSTPQGAATTCYVALSPQLVGVSGKYFADCNESSCSNLANNEIAAQILWRKSHSLVLNHVLQMKKET, encoded by the exons ATGAGAGAAACACTGAGGTATTTGCTAGGCTTAGCAGGGCCAAGCGGGTTTGGATCCAGTGTCACTGCTGAGCAAGTCTCACAAGACATTTACTCTTCAAACCCTCGCAATCTCACCGCGATCATCACCG GAGCAACCTCAGGCATCGGGGCAGAAACTGCAAGAGTGCTCGCGAAGAGAGGTCTGAAGCTGGTCATCCCTGCGAGGGACCTCAAGAGAGCTGCTGAGGTCAAAGCATGGATCCAAGAGGAAACTCCAGACGCAGAGATTTTTCTGATGGAGATGGATCTCAGCTCATTTGCTTCCATCCAGAGATTTTGCTCCGCTTTTTTGTCACTTCGATTGCCGCTCAACATCCTCAT AAACAATGCTGGGAAATACTGCAAGAAGCTTCAGTTCACCAAGGACAAGTTTGAGATGACCTTCGCTACAAACTATTTAG GTCATTATCTACTTACTGAAAATTTGCTGGAAAGAATGATTGAGACATCAGAAAGAACAGGAACCGAAGGGAGGATTATTAATGTGTCATCAGTGATCCACACTTGGGTGAAAAGGAAAAGATTCAAGTTCTCTGACATGCTAAATCCGGAGGA ATACAATGGCACAGTAGCTTATGCACAGTCCAAATTGGCAAACATTCTGCATGCCAAAGAAATTGCTAGAAGATTGAGA GAAAGAAATGCAAAGTTAACAATCAACGCATTGCATCCAGGGATAGTGAAAACTGGAATCATAAGAGATCACAAAGGCTTGATTACAG attcaatgttcttccttgcaGCAAGGCTACTAAAATCAACACCACAG GGAGCAGCAACAACTTGCTACGTTGCTTTGAGCCCTCAATTAGTTGGTGTCTCAGGAAAATATTTTGCCGACTGTAATGAGAGTTCTTGCTCAAATCTAGCAAACAACGAGATTGCAGCTCAGATTCTGTGGCGCAAATCGCACTCACTGGTTCTAAATCATGTGTTGCAGATGAAAAAAGAGACTTAA
- the LOC122032241 gene encoding 5'-deoxynucleotidase HDDC2-like isoform X1, with amino-acid sequence MAVRSPVPFRIPPCSRPFLRFGASRSHTLRFLEPSKQSLPSRLLIAARATVFPGGSSLDFNGDPPSSASPAAASSIIDFLTLCHRLKTTKRKGWIKHGIDHPESIADHMYRMALMSLVAGEIPGVDRERCIKIAIVHDIAEAIVGDITPSDGIPKAEKSRREQEALDEMCRILGGGLMADEIQELWQEYENNSSTEASLVKDFDKVEMILQALEYETEHGKILDEFFISTAGKFQTDVGKSWAAEVVSRRTKRLHDLA; translated from the exons ATGGCTGTGCGATCGCCGGTGCCCTTCCGCATCCCTCCATGCAGCCGCCCCTTCCTTCGGTTCGGTGCTTCCAGGTCGCACACGCTTCGATTTCTCGAGCCCTCGAAGCAGTCCCTCCCATCCAGACTTCTCATCGCCGCCCGTGCCACCGTCTTTCCGGGAGGCTCTAGTTTGGATTTCAACGGAGATCCCCCGAGCTCGGCTTCCCCTGCGGCGGCCTCCTcgattattgacttccttacccTCTGCCACCGACTTAAG ACTACAAAAAGAAAAGGATGGATCAAACATGGTATTGATCACCCAGAGTCTATTGCTGATCACATGTATCGGATGGCATTAATGTCATTAGTTGCTGGTGAAATCCCTGGTGTTGATCGGGAGAG GTGCATTAAGATTGCAATAGTTCACGATATTGCAGAAG CTATTGTTGGTGATATCACACCTTCAGATGGCATTCCAAAGGCAGAAAAGAGTAGACGTGAACAAGAAGCTTTGGATGAAATGTGCAGAATTCTCGGTGGAGGATTAATGG CTGATGAAATTCAGGAACTTTGGCAGGAGTATGAGAATAATTCTTCTACTGAAGCTAGTCTTGTGAAGGATTTTGACAAA GTAGAAATGATTCTTCAGGCTTTGGAATATGAAACAG AACATGGGAAGATCTTGGACGAGTTCTTTATTTCAACTGCAG GAAAATTTCAGACTGATGTTGGGAAGAGTTGGGCTGCTGAGGTGGTATCGAGAAGAACCAAGAGACTACATGATCTAGCTTAA
- the LOC122032241 gene encoding 5'-deoxynucleotidase hdd1-like isoform X2 — translation MAVRSPVPFRIPPCSRPFLRFGASRSHTLRFLEPSKQSLPSRLLIAARATVFPGGSSLDFNGDPPSSASPAAASSIIDFLTLCHRLKTTKRKGWIKHGIDHPESIADHMYRMALMSLVAGEIPGVDRERCIKIAIVHDIAEAIVGDITPSDGIPKAEKSRREQEALDEMCRILGGGLMADEIQELWQEYENNSSTEASLVKDFDKCR, via the exons ATGGCTGTGCGATCGCCGGTGCCCTTCCGCATCCCTCCATGCAGCCGCCCCTTCCTTCGGTTCGGTGCTTCCAGGTCGCACACGCTTCGATTTCTCGAGCCCTCGAAGCAGTCCCTCCCATCCAGACTTCTCATCGCCGCCCGTGCCACCGTCTTTCCGGGAGGCTCTAGTTTGGATTTCAACGGAGATCCCCCGAGCTCGGCTTCCCCTGCGGCGGCCTCCTcgattattgacttccttacccTCTGCCACCGACTTAAG ACTACAAAAAGAAAAGGATGGATCAAACATGGTATTGATCACCCAGAGTCTATTGCTGATCACATGTATCGGATGGCATTAATGTCATTAGTTGCTGGTGAAATCCCTGGTGTTGATCGGGAGAG GTGCATTAAGATTGCAATAGTTCACGATATTGCAGAAG CTATTGTTGGTGATATCACACCTTCAGATGGCATTCCAAAGGCAGAAAAGAGTAGACGTGAACAAGAAGCTTTGGATGAAATGTGCAGAATTCTCGGTGGAGGATTAATGG CTGATGAAATTCAGGAACTTTGGCAGGAGTATGAGAATAATTCTTCTACTGAAGCTAGTCTTGTGAAGGATTTTGACAAA tgCAGGTAG